In the genome of Ziziphus jujuba cultivar Dongzao chromosome 10, ASM3175591v1, the window ACAACATTTACGTTTCGGCAAAAGgagtgatgatgatgaagatgggtGAAGATGGAGTGTTTCTGAGTTCGATATTAAATTGGGACGCTAAATTTTTTAAACCCATTATTGATGCTATTAGGTACCACAATGATCCCTAAGTGCTCTGCAATTGCACTTGGTGAACTAAAGCTATAAAACAATTACTTTTAATTAACCTAGCTAGCTTTTTcgcttttttgttgttttttaatatttatgtttctTTTACTTTAGGCTATTGTTTGTTTAATTGGATACACTGTATGTTTCCTTCATCCTTCTAAATTTCTCATGCCAAATAGCAGCCGCTGCCTTTGTATTTTCATTGCTATACATATCGTTAGTTAGGATTAAGGATgggaaagtttttaaattactaattTATCCTTCATTTGGAAgccattttaaatattaaatttgtacaaatgtgccattttaattgtataatatctatcgttttgaaaaaaattattaacaaggaattattgtatttttttagttaaaaaaaaagcattaatcATATACTATAAGTACTTATTTctattaagattttaatattaaacaaaagAGCATCTCTAAGaactttttttataaacatcTCTAAAAGTATGTTTAAACACTCTTGTTAAAGTAATGTTCAACACCCCATTACAATAATGTTCATCAGGTGGtagatttgaaattttatatttgatcatTTGGAATTTTATATCTGAAATAATGATGGAGACGTCGTTATTATGATCATTTTTTCTAGTTCTTTTTATAGTTGTCAAATAATATATCTAAGACTATGAttctcataataataataatcatttttctTATGGTTATCGAAATAATGTATCTAGTTCATTTTATagtaatcaaaataatatatctaaTTAAGAGTAATGAGTCTCATAATAACATGGGGTTCATCAGGtagatttgaaaaattttgtatttgatcatttggaattttatataaGAGATAATAATGGGGACGTCGTTACGATTCATTTTTTCTAGTTCTTTTTAtagttatcaaaataatatatctaaGAGTGATGATGCTCATAATAATAATCCTTTAGTAAGATACAATGTTTGTATTAAGCTTGTGCCCACAAACAAACAATCCGCATCCATTATTGAAAATATtctaatatgtgtatatacagATATCTGTATATATTAACAATCGAACCTCAAGATTAATGTTGAACgaatttttataaatagttCGGTATTcaaattaacaattaaaaaaaagaagaagaagaaaatcagtAGATATATCTTACCACATATAATATGTTTAACAATAATTGTAGGGATATAGGATACTAAATTTATCGAATAGCTTACCAAACATGCTTCTAAATTCTAaaactattaattttaatttaaaaaaattgatttaaaaaattgttttagaaaactatttttttagaaaactaattttttttggtgattttttttaaaaaaatactatttaaaaagTTCTTTTAGAAACcaaacataaaaatgaaaaatttaccCAGCCAAATCCAACCATATACACACTCCAATATTTTCAATTTCGAacctatataatataaaagagataattaaaaatttcattgattgtttaattgataaaaaaagaacaaattaacTGTAAACGAACATAATGCATCCGATAAAATAAACAGTaacaaaactttttattttttattttttgtttggatagAACTAGAATCCTAAACAATCTATATGGTGTTATTGTTGGATTTGTAATTCACCAGGCGTAGGTGCGGAGCACTTCGGGGTCGTTGTGGTGTCTAACAGCATCAATGATGGGCTTAAAATACTCCATTCTCCAAATCTGGAGGAGATCATTCAGAAAAATCCCATCCACCCCAAGATTCCTCATCATCACACATTCTGCAGGAGTGTTGATGTTGCCGGCAGCAAAATGTGGCACAGGAAGCTTCCCCAATTTCTTCGTCTTCCTGACGATGCCGTATGGTATTGATATCTTTTTGGAGAAATCCATCAGTTCAGTCGTGCTCATACCCTTCAGTTTGCTTATCTCCTCGGCGATCCCCGTCACCGCATCTCTGCAATCTTCCCATGTCTGTTGGATCCTCAACAAAGCCGCGCCTTCGCTGATCCTCTTCAATGCCTCTTCCAGATTCTTACAACCGCAAATGAAAGGTGTCACGTACTTGTGCTTGTTCAGGTGGATGCGATTCCGAACCCATATTTTGGTCTTGTCATCTCTGACAAACTCGCTTTCATCGATGTAATCGACGCCGATGGCTTCGAGTATGCTGGCATCGCCCGAGTGTCCGATTCGGCATCTTGCTATAACCGGAATAGATATGGCCTTCTTAATTTCCTTTATCTTATCAGTCAGGGGTTTTGATATCTCAAAGATGGGGTTCATACCATTAATCCTGGTCACCAACGTTACTGTCACAGCGCATGCCCCGCCCTCTTCCGCAAGACAAGCTTGCTCCTTATTTTCGACATTCACCACAGTTCCCCCATGGAGGCCAAATGCTCGTTCGACTTTGGTTTCGTATTTGGTCTTCTTCTTTGGAGCTTTATTAGTTTTCCTGCAAAAACAAAAGAGACCCATATGGATATGGTATGTGtctaattgattttaataacCTAAGGGCCTATTTAATTATATAGGTTAGTGAGAATTCTAATCCTACCAGATAGATAACAACTCCTATTTAATTatcagaaaaacaaataaaaaaaactaacaagTCCTAGTTGTAGTTCAAACACAAAAAAACTACGACTAGGACCCAGGTTGTCCTTCTTAGCTTTGACTATAATTATATGATATCATGAAGAATATCTCCAATTGAGATGCCTAGTTCTCTTAGGATTCATTTTGGATTaagattaagatttaaattggatcggataaaaataatctaattttgtgtttggtgtaaattgaatataactattttttatataatttttattaaaataaatataaattatcatataatttattaatttttaaactaaacaaaataatctaaataagataagtccaatatatatatatatatatattggtatatAAATGGATAAGTCCtttatgtaataattttttagaaaatttatctaattaatttattttcgttACAATATAAACTTTTgctttacaaaataataataaataaaagaatcacGAAGAAGCATTCTCTTTTAGGCTTGTAAAACcaaatgaaagtaaaaaatgatcactaagaataaaaaaagaatgaaattaaaaaaaaaaagaatgttaaaaaataaatgaaataaaagaaaggaaaaaagtaataaagaatcaaattaaaaaaataaaaataaaataataggcaaaaaagaaaaaaattctcgCACATGGCGTGAAAAGAGTTCTATTTGGTTTATTGCATGGGCTCGAATAGATAAATCCCGCACCATTAGAAGGGATAAATTAATTGGTAGTAACAAGATTATTTTGAGGTTCAAAATTTCGTAATCTCATTCACCGTAGTCGTTAAGCGTGGCTTAGGGAGATTTTTAACCCAATTCCCAGGGGCGGCGCTAGAAAATGACCAATGGACGggtcaacatatatatatatatatatatatatattaaaaaaaatgtttgttgaATATGATAGGACTATTATTACTAGAATTGCTTACAAAGGgtgaacaaatattatttttaagatgATTCGAGGAAATTAATGAGCAACATTACTTCAGAGGATGCCAATTTATCTTAGACCCATATTGCTTTAAATTGTAGATGACATACCATCATTTTGATTTCTagagcctttttttatttttattttttaatttgtcatGAGGGAATTAATGGGTGGCCAAGctaagtttctttttttaggaTGAGAAATTAATCTCCCTTGTAATTTATTATCATTCTGGCCAATATTGTTTCTTTTCTCTATATAATATTctgaaaaaaaatgaataaacaaaaaataaaaaataaaaataaaaaaaatgaaagttacTCCCAAAATTATGTCTTATGACGCTGCGATTTTTTAAGAAGGGCAGTAACAAAAGCTTTAAAAGGCATGAGGCATGGGCGGACCTACATGGGGCACATGCAGGttcatgtatatttatatatatattttatctccttatattttattttttaattacttactTTTTGTCCTTAGTGCCCACCTCTCTTTCTCCTCACACGTTTAattgttctccattttttttttctttttcatttatttattttttttaatatttttgtttcatttatctatatataattttgttttatatacgGTTTATCTCCAATTAcaactattttatataaatataatagttatctacaaattcatagaaatataatagtatatatatatatatatatatatttttttttaatcaaaggaAATATTATTACTAAATACCAACAACAGAGTGCATATCAGTTTGTAATAAAGTATCAAGCCACACAGGACCAACTTCTAACCAAGACTCAAATGAAACTAAGGGCGTGTTTGTTTCACCGGATTGGACAGGATTGTGTCCCAATCCGGTGTTTGGAAGGAACAAATGAAGGAGCGGATAAGTTAGCTGCTACAGTGAAATAATCCCCCGAGAGGGGGATTAAGCTAACCCGTCCTTCCCCCTGGGTCAAATTTCTGTCCGGAGCTCATCGAAGGCGTTGGTGGTGTCTCTCGCGTGCCTCTGCCCAGATCAAGCTCtgtgttcttcttcttgaatctgtgagtttgccttcttctttctcttctcattgtttgtctgcttcttcttcttcatgtttcagtttatttcttttttattagatctGCATATTCCTCTTTTCTGATATGCTAGAaaagactttttatttttctttttcttcttctctgttctcgttcttcttcttcttcatctacattgttcttcttcttcttcgttcttctcttcgatctggcattgttttgttttttttttttttttttttgccattttatttcttcttcttcttcaatctgggAGTACAGATGTGTAGACAAAATTTCTTATTCTTCGTTCtggcatttgttttttttttttttgccattttatttcttcttactAGAATCGATgtctattgaattttttttactttatggcTAGAACTTTTCATGTTctctccatttttgtttttggagggGCAAATAGAAGAGGATGACATCAATGGATTTGTCCTATACAATGGATTTGTGTATTCTTCCTAAAACTACTCTTTATCTCTGACAGGATCGCATCATAGCTCGTCTCCAACAACCATATTCACTAGATTGCATTCCAGTGGAGGCAGAGTATCAGGTTATTGTGCTGTGAATATCTGTCGTATTATCTAATATAATCAGTTTATGGACTTGAGAAGTTACTCAGATTATGACTTTATCAAAGGAATGATGATAGATTAATATTTCATCTAGGTCTATTGAGAGCTATTCATAATTATCTGTTGATCTTAGAATAAAAGTTGTTTATTATCTCACTGAATGGAAAATCAGTATTCagctttttttgttaataattttacaCTGAGTGTTTTATCTGTTCTCAATTCTTGAAATGCTGAATGTTGATGCTCGTTCTTACTAAATCCCATGCTCTGAATAGCAGTAGTGTTATCTAATATAATCAGATTATGGACTTGAGAAGTTAACTTAGATTATAACATGCGAGAGGAATGATGACAGATTAATATTTCATCTAGATCTATTGAGAGTTATTCACAAATCATAATTATCTATTAATATGAGAACAATAGTAGTTTATTCATATAATAAATGTTTTGGTGGGTGCTTTAATAGACATTTCTAGGATATGCATCTGTGGTTGGGAAGATGCAGTGGCTATGGTAGGTTGGTGACTAAGGTGGGCCATAGCCGTGGTTGCTAACTTTATCATTCTCTTTTGACAAACTGGATTCTTCAATTGACATGGCCTTGGACAGAATAGTTACTTTTATGGAATCACATGGGCTTGTATCCTTCCTAGTTGGTGTCTTTTGGTTGTAGGTTGGTGACTAAGGTGGGCCAGTCACAATCTCTCCCCTCGGCTTAACTATTTTCTGCTGCAATATTAATATACTATTCTTCTATACTACTCCACTCTCTGACGAAATATGAAAACAAATTCTACAAAGAACTTGATATAATAAATACTGCTTTTTATTGGCTTATGAATTGATCAAGCTGATCACAAACACTTGAAGACATATAAGTTGTGAAAATTGAATTGGCGATATTCATGTTTATATTCATTTccatatttgaatattttctgCTTAACTATTTTCTGCTGCAATTTTGAgtgatttggaaaaaaaaaaaaaaaaagatatattcatTTCCATATTTGACTGATCACCATTTATAtttcaataagaaattaaatcttttaatcGCCAGCTAGCGCATgagaatttttatgatttttttttattaattaaatgtatggtttttgtaaattaatttaatttcactcAATAGTTTGAGTACTTTGAAAGTTTAGAGATTGGTGCTAATTAATGTatggtttttatcttttttaaaacataaaatataaataggttttttaaattaaaaataaatattttttgaaacaagGACAAAGTAATCTATTTGAAATCAAGTAAAGAAATACTTAAATAGTTTATGGAGAACTAAATTCAAACAAATGTGACCCTTAGACATGTAACTGCACCAATCCAGATAACAAATTTCTCCTCATGCATCATTGTAGTGTCTATTGGTTTGATTGTTAGATACTCCTTGTCATATCCTTGTACTTGAGCAATATCTGTGAACATATGCTAATGTGTTTAGAATTGTTTATCTCAAAGTCATTAgctaaaaacatatattattacaTTCACGCTATGTTCTCATTAGTTGCACCGATAAACAGAAGTAGATATTAGGTGTTTATACCTACCATAGATAATCTATATGAGAGTAAAAATTCTAACATTTTTTCGTTTGTTTATATATAGGATGAATAATGAAAATTCCAATGTCTTTTGCACATTCGTTTGTTTATGCATAGATATGATAaccttatttttacttttttgtagtGAATATGGATCGAAGAAAATTAGCGGCATTATTGATGCTTCCAAATGATAAGGCATTAGAATATTTTTGTACATGCTTTATAGTTGTCGggtttatgtacatgtatgtagcAATGCGATTGAGAAATGATAGAGGTGCTAGGAATCGAATAAATAGGACTGCAGAGTTGCGTTCGTCTTTTGTAACTAGTTTGTTGGACAATGATGTTAACTGTATTAGTCAACttaggatggataggagaacatttggtattttatgTCAGTTATTACGCCATGATGGATATGTTAAAAGAGATGGTActgttacattggaagagcaagtgtgcatatttttgcatataattgctcatcatacaaAGAACCGTACAATTATCACTAGATTCAATAGATCGGGGGAAACAgttagtagatatttcaattcagtGTTGAATGGAGTGTTACGTTTACATGGGACATTGTTGAGGCATCCTGAACCTGTGTCAGATAATTGTtcggatgatagatggaaaatatttaaggtATGTTAATCAATTAGTTTGGTTACTTTATTTAATTCGTAGATATATGTGGCAATATCTTATGTAACTAATTTTGTTTGTGACctagaattgtttgggagcattagatggaacttatattaaggttaATGTACCCGAAATCGATAAGCCGAGATATCGAACCAGGAAGGGTGAGATAGCCACAAATGTCTTAGGTGTATGTAACCCAAATATGgaattcatatttgtattacctggtTGGGAAGGTTCCGCTTCAGACTCAAGAGTACTTcgagatgcattaagtaggccaaatggaTTAAAAGTACCCACCGGTAAGAGCAATCCTTAAAGTTTATATTGTAATGGACTAACATTACGCTATCTAATAGGAGTTATTTTTCTGTgttaggttattattatttagtggatgctggttacactaatggtgaaggatttcttgcaccatataggggaacaagatatcacctttccgaatggagagatggttgtgcaccTGCAAATCATGAAGAGTATTTCAATATGAAGCATGCATCTGCTAGAAATATAATAGAAAGATGTTTTGGGGTTCTAAAAATGCGatgggcaattttaagaagtccatcgttctatccaatttcaatccaaattaaGATAATTACTGCATGTTGTTTGATACATAATCTTATTAGGAGAGAAATGGCACTTGATCCTGGAGAAGCTGAATTTGATATGAGTAACGATGCTGACATAAGTGGGGATGAAGATATTATAGGGTCAATTGGTTCTTCGGATCAATGGACTAATTGGAGAAATGAGTTAGCTAGGCATATGTTTGATGAGTGGAGAAGTCGTCGTGGTTAATAGTTGATTGttatgatttatataattttgtaactgtttaattttatggtgtttGTTATATCTTTTGTATGAagactaaattatattaaatataacatatgagatttttattatttgttattaaattcatattttttatggtatttttggaatcatggaatttttacataaatagcAATGGAAGTTGGAGGTAGCAGTAACGATAATAGGGGTGGTAGTCCATCATTCAGTCTGAAACTATGCCAAACATAGTACTGCACTAATTATCCTGTCCGATCCTAtccgatcctgtccgatccggacctatccGGCGTACCAAACGCCCCCTAAATGGACAGCATGTCTTACAAGTGTATGAGCGACCATATTAGCAGCCTTACCCACAAAACTACAAGAAAAGTCAGAATGACAAATAAGCAAAGACTTAATGTCATCCACTAAAAAACAGTTCTCATCCAAACTAGCAGTGGACTATTGAATCAACTTTATTGCCATCATAGAATCACTTATAATATCCCCATTGAAAAAACCAGCTTGAAGACAAAACTCCAAGGCATGGCGGATGGCCAGCAGTTCGGCAGAAAGGACACTCCAGCAATTTGTAACAGGTAAAGCTAAAGCTCCTATAACTCACCTCTACAGTTTCAAACAACCACATCTATACCCATTCAACCACAACCACCCAAAGTTGCAACATCCACATTTATCTTTAAGCGATTCCCAATCGGTGGAGTCCAAGATATATTTCGTTCACACATGGGTTGTGGTAGGACTAAACTGTTTGCCTCCTTAAATTCGTTCTGCAATAAAAACACACCATCAAGAAGACTTTTATCACTTTTCTGCGTATTACCATGCACAAAATCATTTTGCCTATTCCAAAAGCTCCATATAACCCAAGCAAATTGCTCCTGCTGATCAGATGAAAGACTAGAAAAAGCAGAGCAGGAAAGAGACACAAAGGAATCATGAATGCTACTCTTCAAACATTGATAGAGGTCAAGCTATTTCCACACTCTTTTGGCCGTATAACAACCCCACAAAGCATGCAGAGTCGTCTCAGCAGCAGATTGACAAATAGGACATATAGATGTCACAGTCGATAGCCTCCTAGCAAGATTAGACATACACTGTAAAGCCTCATTGCTAGCACGCCAAAAACATAGTTTAACCTTATTAGAAATAGATAAGCGCCATAGTTTCGTCCACCAATTCATTGAGTAAGGATTGCTAGAACTTCCCACTAGTCCTCCATGTCCTAGTTTCCTAGCTACCCAATAGCCAGATTTAACAGAGTAAATACCTCTCGAATGATGAGACCAGGCCAATTTATTTGGACACATGAAACCACCAATAGGTAGTTGTTCAGCTAGCATAGCTTCCTCTGAATTGAAAACCGACCATATTAAGGGAACATTCCACCCTCCAGATGTAGTAAACAACCGGTCCACGATGGCATCTTTAGATAGGGAACGTTGAGAAAGGACATGCAAAGAACCCTTTCTTGGAAGCCAAGCGTCCTTATACACTCTTATAGACATTCCATTACCAACATACCAGATACCACCTAATTCCAACACTTTTCTTCTCCAGACTAAACTCCGTCATAGCTAAGAAGGATACCGTCCTATCTTTGCAGTCCATAACGTACCATCCGGAAAATACTTGCCCTTTAACACACGTCCTACGAGAGATGTTGGTTCATGTATAAGCCGCCAACATTGATTTGCTAATATTGCCCCGATTAAACTCCCCTAAAGATCGAAATCCCAATCCCCCATTGCCTTCGGTTCACATGGCCTTTGCCAACTAATCCAAGTAATACCCTGTTTACCATTAGAATTTTCCCACCAGAATCTCGAAATGAGGCTTTGTATACACTGCATGAAACCCTTAGGCAACTAAAAAATGCTCATAGAATATGTAGGAATTGACTGAGCCACTGCTTAATTAAAATCTCCTTCCCTACCCGTGATAACAACCTCTCCTTCCATCCCTCCAATTTTTTTCAGATTCTGTCTTTTACTGCCCGAAATAGCATTTTTGTTTCTACCAATAAAGGTTGGTAAACCTAGATATTTAACATGGTCATCATGTCTTTGAGTCTGGAGAAGGTGAGAGACATCACTGCGCACAGCAATCAGTGTATTTAGGCTGAAAGTTTGCACAGTCTtggacatattaattttttggccaGATGCAGCTTCATATGTTGCTAATAAACGTAAAATCACTTCACAATCATGTTGAGTTGCTTTTGTAAATAGAATAGTATCATTAACAAAACACAAATGCATCAAAATAAGACTCGGAGGAGCGACTTGAAGACCTCTAATATCACCAATGGCATGTGCATGCTTAAAGAGATTGGAAAGACCTTCAGAGCATATTAAAAATAGATATGGAGATAATGGATCCCTTTGCTGAAGACCACGAGTAGGTGAGATGGAACCATACAGATGACCATTTAGAAGCACCAAATAGGACATCGAAGAGATGCATCGCATTACAAGATCGACCCATCGCCCCCTAAAACCCATTTCCAACATTAGTCGACGTAAGAAGCTCCATTCTACATGATCTTAGGCCTTACAGATATCCAATTTGGTTGCCAGCAACCCATCCGAGCTAGTAGttttcttggtaattaaatGCATTAT includes:
- the LOC132799671 gene encoding pyridoxal 5'-phosphate synthase subunit PDX1-like; amino-acid sequence: MGLFCFCRKTNKAPKKKTKYETKVERAFGLHGGTVVNVENKEQACLAEEGGACAVTVTLVTRINGMNPIFEISKPLTDKIKEIKKAISIPVIARCRIGHSGDASILEAIGVDYIDESEFVRDDKTKIWVRNRIHLNKHKYVTPFICGCKNLEEALKRISEGAALLRIQQTWEDCRDAVTGIAEEISKLKGMSTTELMDFSKKISIPYGIVRKTKKLGKLPVPHFAAGNINTPAECVMMRNLGVDGIFLNDLLQIWRMEYFKPIIDAVRHHNDPEVLRTYAW
- the LOC132799763 gene encoding protein ALP1-like, which gives rise to MDRRKLAALLMLPNDKALEYFCTCFIVVGFMYMYVAMRLRNDRGARNRINRTAELRSSFVTSLLDNDVNCISQLRMDRRTFGILCQLLRHDGYVKRDGTVTLEEQVCIFLHIIAHHTKNRTIITRFNRSGETVSRYFNSVLNGVLRLHGTLLRHPEPVSDNCSDDRWKIFKNCLGALDGTYIKVNVPEIDKPRYRTRKGEIATNVLGVCNPNMEFIFVLPGWEGSASDSRVLRDALSRPNGLKVPTGYYYLVDAGYTNGEGFLAPYRGTRYHLSEWRDGCAPANHEEYFNMKHASARNIIERCFGVLKMRWAILRSPSFYPISIQIKIITACCLIHNLIRREMALDPGEAEFDMSNDADISGDEDIIGSIGSSDQWTNWRNELARHMFDEWRSRRG